The following are from one region of the Canis lupus dingo isolate Sandy chromosome 19, ASM325472v2, whole genome shotgun sequence genome:
- the LOC125753000 gene encoding 60S ribosomal protein L27-like — MRWGSIAKRSKIKAFVKVYNYHHLMPTRYSVDIPLDKTVFNKDVSRDPALKRKARREAKVKFEERYKTDKNKWFFQKLLF, encoded by the coding sequence ATGCGGTGGGGCTCCATCGCCAagaggtccaagatcaaggcttTTGTGAAAGTTTACAACTACCATCACCTCATGCCCACGAGGTACTCTGTGGATATCCCCTTGGACAAAACTGTCTTCAACAAGGATGTCTCCAGAGACCCTGCTCTTAAACGCAAGGCTCGACGAGAGGCCAAGGTCAAGTTCGAGGAGAGGTACAAGACCGACAAGAACAAGTGGTTCTTCCAGAAGCTGCTGTTTTAG